The DNA window GGTTTAGTGCCATCACGTTCAGGATTATTCGATTCGACTACCAGCCCTATAGGTCATGTAATAGATCTGTATCCGATTGGCCAGAGATAAACTGTTGAAGCATCGTCATTCATCAACAAGGCACGTCCGTCAGTAAACAAGCCCTGCAGTTCGTGACCGGTACCTATCGTTCTTTTGTAACTATAggtatagttatattataatgTACAGTGCCTTTAACTTTATGTCTATCTTACATcttgtcatcatcttcgaaCCATTAGTAGCGCAATGCTTGCGGTAAAAACAGCTCCAGCCAGCGCTCCCTCCAGCGCCAACAATGAAGCGTCTCTCATGCGCATATCTATCCGTCGCTCGCTGTAAAGGTCTTCTGTCTTGGTCCTCCACCACAAGGGATCAAGCAGAAGTTCCTTCCAGGCTTTCCACCATGAGGGATCATTGAGGACTTCTGGCCAAGTCCTCATTGGCAGAGTTTCCGGGAGAGGCGTCTCGGTTGCTGGCTCAACGGGCGTCGAAATAGGTATCTCACTGGTATGTGCCTCCGCAGTTGTAAAGGGACTCTCGGTTGGTACCTCTTCCGATTCCACAATCTCGGCAGTAGGCTCGACGTCTGCGTCCCGAGTCGCTTCAACAGCTGAAGCCAaagcggcggcggcagcaggTCGGTTTTGGGCCTCAATGGCAAGCTTGACTTGCTCAAGCTCCCCACGAACCTCTTCCAGCACGGCCTTCTCCTCAGCTACAACGCCTCTTACTAATCGCCTTCTCTTCCAGGGCTCTGCCACGAACTGCAGGATAACGAATAGCAAGAAGTTCATGCCCATTAGACCCCATGTACCCCAGGTACTCGCCCTTCGGATGCGGTCGCTCCAGATTTGTTCCTCATGGTAACGCTTTAGGATACCTGCGTTGAGTTGCTGACTCAAGCGTTGTTCTTCTATTTCGGCTTCTGTCAAAGCTTCCTGGGACGATGCCACCTTGCCCTCAAGGGTGTGGTCTGCTCGGTACAGCTCGGTAAACCGCTCGAGATCGATCGGCGACCAACTATCCTTTCTTGCCAACAGAGTTGTGACCTCACGTTGCGTCGTAGCTCGGCTGGCATTCGATGTCTTGTATTCCTGACGAGCATTTCGAACCCGCTCGTGAGCCTCTGCAAGTGCCGTCTCAAGCTTGGCGTTTTGGCCTTTGATGATCTCAATGCTGGTATATCCAGTGATATCATTCAGTGTCTGAGAAGCGTTCATCGCTCGGTATTGAAGAGTATCCATAGCATGGCTAAATTTCTCCTTTAACTCGCTGACACGATGTTGCGCGCGGTCACGGAGAATTTGGAGGCTATCAGTAGTTGAGGGGGTTTCGTGTGATTGAGCAGCATCGTCGAGTTTTGTGGGTTCGGGCTTGGTCTCTTCATTTTTGGGCGTCTCGGGTTTTGTGTCTTGGGGGATAGCATCTGCAGAAGCTGACTTGACATCTTCCAGTTTTGGTCTTTCGAGAGGCGGTTGCAGCTCCTTTAGAATATTTGGCCGAGGTTTAAGGATAGATTCGAGCTCAGCCTCGACGTCTTTATTTGTCCTAGAGTTGGTCTCTGGGTCTTTCGGGGGGTTTTCTGATGAATAGAGTCGTGATTGCAGACCAATGGCCCTGGGGTTGCATCGCATTCGTATTGTTGAGTTCTGGAATATTGAGGGTTCCCAACATGACCTGCTCGGTCTTGTGGTCCGGTCGAGTCCTATTCGCGCATGGCTCCAGACAAGCCTTACCGCTGGACGGGCGAACGGCTGCATGGCAGCCAGAGGAACCTTTGGTACGATACAACAACGACGTCGTCGTGGGTGAGCGGGTTCCCTCAGGCCTTTGAAAATAAATGTTGAGGTGATGGGACGAACGCATGGGCCGAGCCGTTGGAGCTACAACCGGCTCCGTGCCCGGGCTTTTTCTGCCATCGGGGCATGCCAAATGTAGTCACCGCCTTTGTTGTCGAAGTACAACGCAGCGGGGTGTGTCATCACGCTTGACTCAGGATTACCAGGGTTCTGTCCTAACATTAGCTTAGTAGCTATGGAGTCTATTCTCCAGAGCAATTGCAGGGAGAACAAGTGTGGAGGGGTACTAATTTCATGCTGCAGTCGGTCAGAGCCATGAGATGACGACACTGGAGTCGCTCTAACCAAAAGGCCAAGACGGTTAAAGGGTACAAGGAACACTGATACTGATAACAAGATGCTGTACCTCCTTGGTAGATACCCAGAGACAGAGTATGCGGTGTTTTCTGCTATATACAGTACGCGATTGATATTGCTACTCGTTGAACTAGTCAGAATctcttaattttaatatccAATCAGCTTAACCAGAAAATAGCAGGTGTTTTGGTATTGCTGATATCTTGTGTTGCTTTTGTCTCTCATGAAAACTTATGCCCCTCCCCCACCATTTTATTGCGCTCTGTCATATCTTCCTCCAGCAAGAACATTCGGTCTTTGTTAAAGTACGATCCGACAAAGAGCCATTGACTCATTCTTTTGACTCCTGTCCAGAGTATTCAAGTACGGGCTAAACTCACAATCTATTCAGATCAAGAAACTGTACAAATAATACCTCCAGaccttcatcatggcttctTCCGACACTCCGGCTCTCAAGAACAACCCCAAGTTCATCTTCTTTACCGACTTTGACGGCACCGTCACCACCGCCGATTCTAATGACTACATGACCGACAACCTTGGTTTCGGTGTTGAGCGCCGTCGTCAGCTTAACAAGGATGTTCTCTTTGGAAAGATGCACTTCCGCGATAGCTTTGTTGAGATGCTTGACAGTATCAAAACTCCCTTCGACGAGTGTGTCGACATCCTCCTCAAAAACATCAAGCTCGACCCTGGCTTCAAGGAGTTCTATGATTGGGCGCAACAGAACAATGTTCCTATTGTCATCCTCAGTGGTGGTATGGAGCCTGTCATTCGGGCTCTCCTGGACACTCTTCTCGGTCCTGGTTGGGATATCCAGATCGTGAGCAACTATGTCACAGCACGCGAGGGCAAGACTCTGAAGGATGAGGGTGGCTGGAGAATTGAGTTCCATGACGACAGGTATGCCTATCTTACCTTTGTATTCTATCCCTTGCTGACCATAATAGTATCCACGGCCATGACAAGTCTATCGAGATCCGCAAGTATTCATCGCTACCTGGCCGACCTACTATGTTCTACGCTGGCGATGGTGTTTCCGATCTCTCTGCCGCCAAGGAAACCGATCTGTTGTTTGCCAAGGCTGATAGAGGTGCGTACCATCAGGACTTTGGACAACCGCTTGAATGTACAGGAAATGTTGATTGATCCCCTATAGATCTCGTCACCTGGTGTGAGAATGAAAACGTTCCCTTTGTCACATTCCGTGATTGGTCCAGTATCACTCAAACCGTCAAGGACATTGCGGCTGGCACCGTTTCTGTCAAGGATGCTGCCCGTGGCCGCATTTAAGTAGGACTTTTTCATGACatagaaggaagagaaatGTTTTGGTGTCTATGGTTACATAGAGGCATAGAGTATAAAGAATTAGATGCAAACCATCTACACGGATTATATGATGGATCTTTTATAGATTTTGGATAGAACTGGTCAATCTGAGCCAATTCACAATATTTCCTGGACCCGTCCCATTCTTTCATGATACTCCTACTCGTCATCTTGTTTCGAATTCCGTAAAGAACTCCAGGGTTTCCGAACCCCAATTTGTTACTCAGTCCTCTTATCCTCTGTAGGTAGAAAGTACCAGCACACCAACATGACAACGAAAAGGAAAATCGCAATAGGGTGGAGTACAAATGTgccaacggcctgagcaagGAGACCAGTAATGAAAGGCGCAACTGCTCCTCCTGCACTACCACAAGCACTTATTGTCCCAATCCCACTTAGAGACTCGCGTCGGCTCATACCACGGAGGAAGACCGCTGCGGCACATGGATAGATTGGCCCAAGAAAGAGGCCGACAATAGAGACAGCGATGGCGTTGCCTACAATGTTGGGCACAAACCAAACAAGAAGTTCAAACGCCAACGCACCCGCGGTGAGAAAATAAACGAGCTTTTTCTCGCCTATGCGTTGAGCAGGGGCAGACAGGAGAAAGCGACCAATTGTGATACCCGCCCAGAAGCCTGCTGTCACATAACCGACCGAAGAAGGGTCTCCATCACGATCTTCAATGAGGAAAGATATGACCCAGCCGGAGATAGAAACTTCGGCTCCCTGGTAagcaaagatgaagagagagCCAAGAAACACGATACGCAGCTTCATAGCAAGGAACATGCTGTTCATCATCGACTCTCCCGCCTGGGATGATTCTCTCTGGCGAGCCGTAGGACTCATCTCCTTTTCGTATGTCCAGAACGCCCAAGTGCCCAGGACAAAGGTCACGGCACCGAGAACACATGTTATAATGTAGTATCGGTTCCATACTGCATTTGCAGCTGTGACGAGTGCAGTAGCAATTAAAGGTCCAATCGTACCTCCTATTCCGTAAGTGCCATGGAGGATACCAAGCATAAATGTTCCGTTTCGGAGTCCGCCAAAGAAGAGGTTCCCGATGGCGACATTAACCGAAATGCTAAAGCCGATAAAGAAAAATGAGACGACGACAACTCCAAAAGGTGCCCCGCAGATAATAGGTATATAGGCCAAAGTGACCAAGGCTTGACCCAGCCCGAGGAGCTTGGCTCGACCAAGTTTGGCTCGCAGCACGTCTAGGAATACGGCTGCGGCGATAAATCCAATGGCTTGTCCGACGAAGATCAGGGATACCGTGCCATATCCAATACTATAATATCTTGAACTGGTTAGCCATCGCCGTTAAACGTCAGATTTAGTCAACATACTTTTCCATGTATGGAATCAATGCACCAGCAGCACCATCACTAAGTGCATTGCCTAGTTGTGCAAGGCAACCGAAAAGGGCTCTGAAACGGTTCATGAACGGGTTCCAAAAAGTAGGTAGAGCTTCGACAACTTCGGTATTGGAGTCTGGAGTGTTGGGTCGACTCATTTCAAGGTCGTTACTGACGTTGGTAGAAAATGCATCTCCTGTACGATCATCTCGGATTGGAATGTTGTGTAGTTCGAATGACTCTCTATGATAGGTACCGACTTGTGTTCTTGAGACTGTTTTTGCGGGTGCTGTCAAGGGTCGATAGAGCTCTTCGTCTTGAGATTTGGCAAGGGCTGGTTCCACTGCAACGAGGCCCGAGAGCATTGAAGGTTCCATTATGGGCGAGTATCTCTCTATAGTATGAATTGATGGTCAATATGTGTCGGAGACATACAAGATGATA is part of the Fusarium poae strain DAOMC 252244 chromosome 4, whole genome shotgun sequence genome and encodes:
- a CDS encoding hypothetical protein (TransMembrane:2 (o273-293i445-468o)~BUSCO:31315at5125); translation: MRCNPRAIGLQSRLYSSENPPKDPETNSRTNKDVEAELESILKPRPNILKELQPPLERPKLEDVKSASADAIPQDTKPETPKNEETKPEPTKLDDAAQSHETPSTTDSLQILRDRAQHRVSELKEKFSHAMDTLQYRAMNASQTLNDITGYTSIEIIKGQNAKLETALAEAHERVRNARQEYKTSNASRATTQREVTTLLARKDSWSPIDLERFTELYRADHTLEGKVASSQEALTEAEIEEQRLSQQLNAGILKRYHEEQIWSDRIRRASTWGTWGLMGMNFLLFVILQFVAEPWKRRRLVRGVVAEEKAVLEEVRGELEQVKLAIEAQNRPAAAAALASAVEATRDADVEPTAEIVESEEVPTESPFTTAEAHTSEIPISTPVEPATETPLPETLPMRTWPEVLNDPSWWKAWKELLLDPLWWRTKTEDLYSERRIDMRMRDASLLALEGALAGAVFTASIALLMVRR
- a CDS encoding hypothetical protein (BUSCO:41963at5125); this encodes MASSDTPALKNNPKFIFFTDFDGTVTTADSNDYMTDNLGFGVERRRQLNKDVLFGKMHFRDSFVEMLDSIKTPFDECVDILLKNIKLDPGFKEFYDWAQQNNVPIVILSGGMEPVIRALLDTLLGPGWDIQIVSNYVTAREGKTLKDEGGWRIEFHDDSIHGHDKSIEIRKYSSLPGRPTMFYAGDGVSDLSAAKETDLLFAKADRDLVTWCENENVPFVTFRDWSSITQTVKDIAAGTVSVKDAARGRI
- a CDS encoding hypothetical protein (TransMembrane:11 (n4-12c17/18o133-156i168-189o195-214i226-250o256-278i308-334o346-365i377-396o402-424i436-458o464-484i)), translated to MEPSMLSGLVAVEPALAKSQDEELYRPLTAPAKTVSRTQVGTYHRESFELHNIPIRDDRTGDAFSTNVSNDLEMSRPNTPDSNTEVVEALPTFWNPFMNRFRALFGCLAQLGNALSDGAAGALIPYMEKYYSIGYGTVSLIFVGQAIGFIAAAVFLDVLRAKLGRAKLLGLGQALVTLAYIPIICGAPFGVVVVSFFFIGFSISVNVAIGNLFFGGLRNGTFMLGILHGTYGIGGTIGPLIATALVTAANAVWNRYYIITCVLGAVTFVLGTWAFWTYEKEMSPTARQRESSQAGESMMNSMFLAMKLRIVFLGSLFIFAYQGAEVSISGWVISFLIEDRDGDPSSVGYVTAGFWAGITIGRFLLSAPAQRIGEKKLVYFLTAGALAFELLVWFVPNIVGNAIAVSIVGLFLGPIYPCAAAVFLRGMSRRESLSGIGTISACGSAGGAVAPFITGLLAQAVGTFVLHPIAIFLFVVMLVCWYFLPTEDKRTE